The genomic DNA GTCAACTGCTCCGGCGAGGCCAGCAAACACGGCTGCCCCGTCCCCGCCGCAGGACCCCTCGCCGAACAGATCGACACCATGATCAACGTCCGCGTCCGCGGCCTTATGACCATGGCCGCACCCGATGTCCCGGAATCAGAGATCCGCGCTACCTTCGCCCGCTGTCACGAACTCTTCGACGAGATCCGCCGCTCCGGCATCAGCGAAGGATCATTCAACCTGCTCTCAATGGGCATGTCCGGCGACTACGAGATCGCCATCGAAGAGGGAGCCAACATCGTCAGGGTCGGCAGCGCGATCTTCGGCGAACACCCGGCCGACACCGATGCCGACGAAGACGATGCCCCCGCCGACGACCTTGATTGATGCCGGTCCGCTCACGCCTTGGCCATGCGTCCGCTCATCGCCCGCGTCTGCGTCATATACGCCTGGAGCGATCGTCCAGGGCACGCCGTCGGACGAAGCTCTTGGTGCGTGTAGACGTTCCGCACCGAGAGCCGGTACTGACGCATCTGCACCGCAACGAACTGGTCCAGCGAGTTCAACGCCGCCGGCGTCGGCCGCTGGCTGTCGAAGTTCCCCATCACCATGATCCCGAGATTCCCCGGGTTCTCATCCTTCACGTGCGCGCCCTGGAGATTGATCGGCCGTCCCTGCCACACACGCCCCGAGGGATCGATGATGTAGTGGTACCCGATGTCCGCCCACCCGCGCTGCACGTGCGAGTTCCTGATCGATTCCAACCGCCTCGCCGCGTCCGCCTTGTTCACCGAATAGAACGGCGTCATCCCGTCATGGTGGATCGTGATCCGACCGATCCGCCCCATCGGATCCGCAAGAGCCGCGATCGGCGTCGCACGTGTCCACTCCGACCTCGCCTGAACGCCCTGAGGCAACCCCGTCGGCGCGGGCTGTGTCGGGGGCGGCGTGGCCCGCGGCTGGCTCGCACGCCGCGATGACTCCGACGGCCAAGACGGTCCGGGCAGCCCGGTCGCCTTCTGACCCGATCCCTCGCAACCCGCGAGCAGAACCGCCGCGCTCGTCGCAAGACCCACCCGCAGGAACTGACGTCTGGCTACTTGATCCATGGGCACTTCTTATCGTCCAACCGGACCCGCACGCCCCAACTCCGGAGACGGTCCGCGACCTCGAAGTCCACGCTCCGCATGGACAGCCCTCTCGCGAATCATATTAGCGGGCGTGTCAAGCCCCGACCTCGCCCAAAGTCCTCACCCCCAACCACTGAACATCCACGCAGACCGTACTACGCTAGGGTTCTGTTGCATCCAGAGGAACGCCACGATGTTGCCGATCATCCTTCTCAACACCATGCTCGGGCTCTTCCAAGAGGCCGCTCCGGATCCATCCACACCCGTCCCGCCTTCGCCGGACGCATCCCAGCCCTCCGTTGCCGCATCGCCCGATCTGGTGTCGGGTGAGGCCGAGTCGCTCGTTGAAACGCTCAAAGCACTCAAGTGGCCCGAGACCGCCGAAGAGTGGGAGTCCGTCCTCCTGCTCGTCTCCTTTCGCGTGCTCCTCCCGTTGATCGGCGTGCTGCTCGTCTTCGTCCTGGGCCTCTTCGCTGCCAAGCAGATCCGCAAGGCAACCGAGCGAGCCCTCACCCGGGCCAGGATCGAGATCACCCTCGCCCGCTTCCTCTCGAAGGTCGCCTCATGGACCTTCATCGGCCTGGTCATCCTGACCATCCTCAGCACCGTCGGTGTGAACGTCACCAGTCTGGCCGCGCTCCTCGGCGCCACCGGCCTCGCCGTCGGCCTCGCCCTCCAGGGCGCGCTCACCAACCTCTCCGCGGGCGTGATGCTCCTCATCTTCCGACCCTACCGGCTCGGCGATGTCGTCCGCCTCGACGGCGAACTCGGCACCGTCGCCGACATCGAGCTCTTCACCACACGCATCGACACCTTCGACAACCGCCGCATCATCCTCCCCAACAGCAAGATCTACGGCAACAAGATCGAGAACCTCACCCGCAACCCGCAGAGACGCGTCGAGATCCCCGTCGGCGTCTCCTACAAGGCCGACTTCGAGCAGACCCGCCGGGCCCTCGAATCCGCAGCCGCCAACGTCCCCGGCATCCTCCCGACCCCAACACCCGTCGTCATCGCCACGGCCTTCGGCGACTCCTCGGTCAACTGGGAAGTGCGGGTCTGGTGCGCCCCTCC from Phycisphaeraceae bacterium includes the following:
- a CDS encoding N-acetylmuramoyl-L-alanine amidase, producing the protein MDQVARRQFLRVGLATSAAVLLAGCEGSGQKATGLPGPSWPSESSRRASQPRATPPPTQPAPTGLPQGVQARSEWTRATPIAALADPMGRIGRITIHHDGMTPFYSVNKADAARRLESIRNSHVQRGWADIGYHYIIDPSGRVWQGRPINLQGAHVKDENPGNLGIMVMGNFDSQRPTPAALNSLDQFVAVQMRQYRLSVRNVYTHQELRPTACPGRSLQAYMTQTRAMSGRMAKA
- a CDS encoding mechanosensitive ion channel family protein, coding for MLPIILLNTMLGLFQEAAPDPSTPVPPSPDASQPSVAASPDLVSGEAESLVETLKALKWPETAEEWESVLLLVSFRVLLPLIGVLLVFVLGLFAAKQIRKATERALTRARIEITLARFLSKVASWTFIGLVILTILSTVGVNVTSLAALLGATGLAVGLALQGALTNLSAGVMLLIFRPYRLGDVVRLDGELGTVADIELFTTRIDTFDNRRIILPNSKIYGNKIENLTRNPQRRVEIPVGVSYKADFEQTRRALESAAANVPGILPTPTPVVIATAFGDSSVNWEVRVWCAPPDVVKVRSDAIGCIKKSLADHGIEIPFPQRDLHLDGAVSVSILDRH